Proteins encoded together in one Hymenobacter monticola window:
- a CDS encoding TonB-dependent receptor, translating into MKQLLLALLWLLPSGLLAQTGTLAGTVRNEQQRLVPFASVALPAAGLGATADAQGAFSITNVPAGTVRVLASAVGYTPASRNVTVAAGQTLTLPLTLAAAPAALADVVVTGVSRATEIRRSPVPIATLSRREISLNANTNVIDAAVRGIPGLSAVTTGPNVSKPFIRGLGYNRVLTLYNGLRQEGQQWGDEHGVEVDGYDIERVEVVKGPASLLYGSDAVAGVVNLLPALPSGPEGQLRGEALAEYQSNNGLVGNSLGLNYQKNGFQTSFRASHRLARDYRNGVDGLVYNTGFRELTLTGMAGVRKAWGSSHWYLTLYDNQQEIPDGSRDSLSRRFTRQVAESGLDDIKNRPLVTDNELRSYAIGPLHQRIRHYRVFTKTQVALGGGELHLLLGAQQNQREEFNHPTAPSQPGLALRLSTFTYDVRYHLPTWQGLEMSVGSNGMGQLNRHLNATDFPIPNYNLLDAGGFVLLKKPLGKLEVSGGLRYDTRLVNWADFHVASNPATGFDQAAGPAQPDAALPFPAFRRRYQGWSASAGASYVATEQLTLRANLARGYRAPNIPEIGSNGLDPGAHIVYLGNRGFEPEFSWQQDVGVLWHQAEVDASVEVFHNYVQNFIYQARLQDASGQPVVIVPGNTTYQFQQAAARLYGLEASLNWRPAALPWLAWSSSAAFVTGESSQTNLPDHQIEAARYLPLIPPLRGRTELRATAPARAGRFTGTYGRLQLDGSARQNRFYALDNTETATPGYVLLGLGAGTTYTNRAGRAVAQFIVQVDNLFDTAYQAHLNRLKYFEYYASSPNGRSGIYNPGRNVGVKVLVPF; encoded by the coding sequence AGCGCCGTGGGCTACACGCCTGCCAGCCGCAATGTGACCGTGGCCGCGGGCCAAACCCTGACCCTGCCGCTAACCCTGGCCGCCGCGCCCGCCGCCCTGGCCGACGTGGTGGTGACGGGCGTGAGCCGGGCCACCGAAATCCGCCGCAGCCCTGTGCCCATTGCCACCCTGAGCCGCCGCGAAATCAGCCTCAACGCCAATACCAACGTCATCGACGCGGCCGTGCGCGGCATTCCGGGCCTGAGCGCCGTGACCACCGGCCCCAACGTGTCGAAACCCTTCATTCGCGGGCTGGGCTACAACCGTGTGCTCACGCTCTACAATGGCCTGCGCCAGGAAGGCCAGCAGTGGGGCGACGAGCACGGCGTGGAGGTGGACGGCTACGACATCGAGCGCGTGGAGGTGGTGAAAGGCCCCGCCAGCCTGCTCTACGGCTCTGATGCGGTGGCCGGCGTAGTGAACCTGCTGCCCGCCCTGCCTAGCGGCCCTGAAGGGCAGCTGCGCGGCGAGGCGCTGGCCGAATACCAGTCGAACAATGGCTTAGTAGGCAATTCGCTGGGGCTGAACTATCAAAAAAACGGCTTTCAAACCAGCTTCCGGGCCAGCCACCGCCTGGCGCGCGACTACCGCAATGGCGTGGACGGCCTAGTGTACAACACCGGTTTCCGGGAGTTGACGCTAACGGGCATGGCGGGCGTGCGCAAAGCCTGGGGCAGCTCGCACTGGTACCTCACGCTTTATGATAACCAGCAGGAAATACCCGACGGCAGCCGCGATTCGCTGAGCCGCCGCTTCACGCGGCAGGTGGCGGAAAGCGGGCTCGATGATATCAAGAACCGGCCTCTGGTAACAGATAATGAGTTGCGCAGCTACGCCATTGGCCCGCTGCACCAGCGCATCCGGCACTACCGTGTGTTCACCAAAACGCAGGTGGCGCTGGGCGGCGGTGAGCTACACCTACTGCTGGGCGCCCAGCAAAACCAGCGGGAGGAGTTCAACCACCCCACCGCGCCGTCCCAGCCGGGCCTGGCTCTGCGCCTCAGCACCTTCACCTACGACGTGCGCTACCACCTGCCCACCTGGCAGGGGCTGGAAATGAGCGTGGGCAGCAACGGCATGGGCCAGCTCAACCGCCACCTCAACGCCACCGACTTTCCCATTCCCAATTATAATTTGCTGGATGCGGGTGGCTTTGTGTTGCTGAAAAAGCCCTTGGGCAAGCTGGAAGTCAGCGGCGGGCTGCGCTACGACACGCGGCTGGTGAACTGGGCCGACTTTCACGTAGCCTCCAACCCAGCCACGGGGTTCGACCAAGCGGCTGGGCCGGCCCAGCCTGATGCGGCGCTGCCGTTTCCGGCGTTTCGGCGGCGCTACCAGGGGTGGTCGGCCAGCGCGGGGGCGAGCTACGTGGCTACCGAGCAGCTCACGCTGCGCGCCAACCTGGCCCGCGGCTACCGCGCCCCCAACATCCCCGAAATTGGCTCCAACGGCCTCGACCCCGGCGCCCACATCGTGTACCTCGGCAACCGGGGCTTCGAGCCCGAATTCAGCTGGCAGCAGGACGTGGGCGTGCTCTGGCACCAGGCCGAGGTGGACGCCTCGGTGGAAGTGTTTCACAACTACGTGCAGAACTTCATCTACCAGGCCCGTTTGCAGGACGCCAGCGGCCAGCCGGTGGTCATTGTGCCCGGCAACACCACCTACCAGTTTCAACAAGCCGCCGCCCGCCTCTACGGCCTGGAAGCCAGCCTGAACTGGCGCCCCGCGGCCCTGCCCTGGCTGGCCTGGAGCAGCAGCGCGGCCTTCGTAACCGGCGAAAGCTCCCAAACCAACCTGCCCGACCATCAAATAGAGGCTGCTCGCTACCTGCCGCTCATTCCGCCACTGCGCGGCCGCACCGAGCTGCGCGCCACCGCGCCGGCCCGCGCCGGCCGTTTCACCGGCACCTATGGCCGCCTCCAGTTGGATGGCAGCGCTCGCCAAAACCGCTTCTACGCCCTCGACAACACCGAAACCGCCACGCCGGGCTACGTGCTGCTGGGCCTCGGCGCCGGCACCACCTACACCAACCGCGCGGGGCGGGCCGTGGCCCAATTCATTGTGCAGGTCGATAACTTGTTCGACACCGCATACCAGGCCCACCTCAACCGGTTGAAGTACTTTGAATACTACGCCAGTTCGCCCAACGGCCGCAGCGGCATTTATAATCCAGGGCGCAACGTGGGGGTGAAGGTACTGGTGCCGTTTTAG
- a CDS encoding thioredoxin family protein translates to MSSPLISPATLPQPAYTYAEFRALVATLAAERRTTGPEQTPGLIRYTDQNQAHLDRAHAVPLLPELVSKIANLARPEQWLVLAEAWCGDTAHTLPILAHLAEVSAGRVTLHVLLRSDHPALMAAHQTNGGDSIPKLVRLDAATGADLGDWGPRPAEAQELAHQLHADKSLHVNQIIKEMNAWYEADNGAAVQRELLALLG, encoded by the coding sequence ATGTCCAGCCCCCTTATTTCGCCCGCCACCCTTCCGCAGCCCGCGTATACCTACGCCGAGTTCCGGGCCTTGGTGGCCACGCTGGCCGCCGAGCGCCGCACCACCGGCCCCGAGCAGACGCCCGGCCTCATCCGCTACACCGACCAGAACCAGGCCCACCTCGACCGCGCCCACGCCGTGCCGCTGCTGCCGGAACTGGTTTCAAAAATCGCCAACCTGGCCCGGCCCGAGCAGTGGCTGGTGCTGGCCGAAGCCTGGTGCGGCGATACGGCCCACACCCTGCCCATATTGGCGCACTTGGCCGAGGTAAGCGCCGGCCGCGTGACCTTGCACGTGCTGCTGCGCTCCGACCACCCCGCCCTGATGGCCGCTCACCAAACCAACGGCGGTGACAGCATTCCCAAGCTCGTGCGGCTCGACGCCGCCACCGGTGCCGACCTCGGCGACTGGGGCCCGCGCCCGGCGGAGGCGCAGGAGCTAGCCCATCAGCTGCATGCTGATAAATCTTTGCACGTCAACCAAATAATAAAGGAGATGAACGCCTGGTACGAGGCCGACAATGGCGCGGCCGTGCAGCGCGAGCTGCTGGCCCTGTTGGGCTAA
- a CDS encoding four-helix bundle copper-binding protein, with product MQMPAAAPRARQNNQAVLDALSRCIAACELCADACLDEEDTKMMVPCIRLDRDCADICRLTAAFIARGSDHAQHVLKECIEICQKCHDECAQHQHDHCKQCAEVCQACVEACKSYQGA from the coding sequence ATGCAAATGCCCGCCGCCGCGCCCCGCGCCCGCCAAAACAACCAAGCCGTCCTCGACGCCCTGAGCCGCTGCATCGCGGCCTGCGAGCTGTGCGCCGACGCCTGCCTCGACGAAGAAGATACCAAGATGATGGTGCCCTGCATCCGCCTCGACCGCGACTGCGCCGACATCTGCCGCCTCACCGCCGCCTTCATCGCCCGCGGCTCCGACCACGCCCAGCACGTGCTCAAGGAGTGCATCGAAATTTGCCAGAAGTGCCACGACGAGTGCGCCCAGCACCAGCACGACCATTGCAAGCAATGCGCCGAAGTCTGCCAAGCCTGCGTGGAGGCGTGCAAGAGCTACCAAGGCGCGTAA
- a CDS encoding transporter, which translates to MKRFFLSLLLLPSLTLAQAPAKTSPYDSAHFSWRKPVPRNRLRELQPDRPGVTESPFTVDAGHFQLEMDALRLINSGSGNDGKNRELHLAYSMLKLGLSRRTDLQLELPLYSVAKQRPSDADDWQERHAGFGDVTVRVKHNFVGDDQLGKFAMSVIGYVRLPSGGNVGDGAAEYGVVLPIDLELSDKANLEAQVEADLKYDRETNQRYVRFVPSMALEYDLTEKVGLVTEAVAMWNTEQRRWQTSANIAPIFKVTPNLQLDLGTHLALNRLTDHEYFVGLTFRR; encoded by the coding sequence ATGAAGCGCTTTTTTCTCTCCTTACTGCTATTGCCTTCGCTCACCTTGGCGCAGGCCCCGGCCAAAACTTCACCCTACGACTCCGCCCACTTCAGCTGGCGCAAGCCCGTGCCGCGCAACCGCCTGCGCGAGCTGCAGCCCGACCGCCCCGGCGTGACCGAAAGCCCTTTCACAGTTGATGCCGGCCACTTCCAGCTTGAGATGGACGCGCTACGGCTCATCAACAGCGGCTCGGGCAACGACGGCAAAAACCGCGAGCTGCATTTGGCCTACTCCATGCTCAAGCTCGGCCTGAGCCGCCGCACCGACCTGCAGCTGGAATTGCCGCTCTACAGCGTGGCCAAGCAGCGGCCTTCAGACGCCGACGACTGGCAGGAGCGCCACGCCGGCTTCGGCGACGTGACCGTGCGCGTGAAACACAACTTTGTGGGCGACGACCAGCTGGGCAAATTCGCCATGTCCGTCATCGGCTACGTGCGCCTGCCCAGTGGCGGCAACGTGGGCGACGGCGCCGCCGAATACGGCGTGGTACTGCCCATCGACCTGGAGCTGAGCGACAAGGCCAACCTTGAAGCGCAGGTGGAAGCCGACCTGAAATACGACCGGGAAACCAACCAGCGCTACGTGCGCTTCGTGCCCTCGATGGCCTTGGAGTATGATTTAACGGAGAAAGTAGGCCTCGTGACCGAAGCCGTGGCCATGTGGAACACCGAGCAGCGCCGTTGGCAGACCTCCGCCAACATTGCCCCCATTTTCAAGGTGACGCCCAACCTGCAGCTCGACCTCGGCACCCACCTGGCCCTGAACCGACTGACCGACCACGAGTACTTCGTCGGCCTCACCTTCCGCCGTTAA
- a CDS encoding helix-turn-helix domain-containing protein: protein MKTNLLHIKNMVCPRCVEAVQNLLERAGYRPKAVSLGVAELDETTPADPEALAPLLHAAGFELLRGRAEQLTEQIKATLAEYLEHLRTARSPLTTSAFLTDRFAATYSHLSKVFSRTAHLTIEKYLIRLKIERVKELLSYGELTLNQIADQMRYSSGQHLSNQFRQVTGYSVSEFRRLMLPERMSLDALA, encoded by the coding sequence TTGAAAACCAACCTACTGCATATCAAAAACATGGTGTGCCCCCGGTGCGTGGAGGCCGTACAAAACCTGTTGGAGCGCGCCGGCTACCGGCCCAAAGCCGTGAGCCTGGGCGTGGCTGAGCTCGACGAAACCACCCCCGCCGACCCCGAAGCCCTGGCCCCGCTGCTGCACGCTGCCGGCTTCGAGCTGCTGCGCGGCCGCGCCGAGCAGCTCACCGAGCAAATCAAGGCCACCCTGGCCGAGTACCTGGAGCACCTGCGCACGGCGCGCTCGCCACTCACCACGTCGGCTTTCCTAACGGACCGGTTTGCAGCTACTTACTCGCACCTGAGCAAGGTGTTTTCGCGCACCGCCCACCTCACCATCGAGAAGTACCTCATCCGCCTCAAAATCGAGCGCGTGAAGGAGCTGCTCAGCTACGGCGAGCTGACCCTGAACCAGATAGCCGACCAGATGCGCTACAGCTCCGGCCAGCACCTGAGCAACCAGTTCCGCCAGGTGACGGGCTATTCCGTGAGCGAGTTCCGCCGCCTGATGCTGCCCGAGCGCATGTCGCTGGACGCGCTGGCGTAA
- a CDS encoding DUF5074 domain-containing protein, whose product MKKQLIPFLTGLALLAACSPDKKETPAPSPDVFILSEGQFGAKDGAVSGFNRGAKALTGLDLFGSANNGAPLGDVVQHMGVQGNKGYVVVNASKKVEVVTLPDFKTAGTISGVDQPRYFTSTSATRGYLTEWRGVYNSNPAYSPGVLSILDLSTNTVTSRVTVGRNPEQLLALGGKIYVPNSLENTVSVIDDATGTLTSTITVSDGPSSMVADKDGNIWVLCTGFVVYQTSPPYAATRVSNGALVRFNPGSPTTQLRLAFPGTGSPSKLRTNAAKDQLYYSFGGAEYQVSTTATALPTAPFIRRSLSGFAIDPRDNTVYGAVSPSYNSNGRFIRYQATGAPIDSFEVKVGPNGFVFY is encoded by the coding sequence ATGAAAAAACAACTAATTCCCTTCCTCACCGGCCTGGCCCTGCTGGCGGCCTGTAGCCCCGACAAAAAAGAAACGCCGGCCCCCTCGCCCGATGTGTTCATTCTCAGTGAAGGCCAGTTTGGCGCGAAAGACGGCGCGGTGAGCGGCTTCAACCGGGGCGCCAAAGCCCTGACGGGCCTGGATTTGTTTGGCAGCGCCAACAACGGCGCGCCGCTGGGCGACGTGGTGCAGCACATGGGCGTGCAAGGCAACAAGGGCTATGTGGTGGTGAATGCATCCAAGAAGGTGGAAGTCGTGACCCTGCCCGATTTCAAAACGGCCGGCACCATCAGCGGCGTCGACCAGCCCCGCTACTTCACCTCGACTTCGGCCACCCGGGGCTACCTCACCGAGTGGCGCGGCGTCTACAATTCCAACCCCGCCTACTCGCCCGGCGTGCTCAGCATTCTGGACCTGAGCACCAATACCGTGACCAGCCGCGTGACGGTGGGCCGCAACCCCGAGCAGCTGTTGGCGCTGGGCGGCAAAATCTACGTGCCCAACAGCCTCGAAAACACCGTGTCAGTAATTGACGACGCCACCGGCACGCTGACTTCCACCATTACGGTTTCGGACGGCCCCAGCAGCATGGTGGCCGACAAGGACGGCAACATCTGGGTGCTGTGCACCGGCTTCGTGGTTTACCAGACTTCGCCGCCCTACGCCGCCACCCGCGTGTCGAACGGTGCGCTGGTGCGCTTCAACCCGGGCAGCCCTACTACGCAGCTCCGCCTCGCCTTCCCCGGCACGGGCAGCCCCAGCAAGCTGCGCACCAACGCGGCCAAAGACCAGCTGTATTACAGCTTTGGCGGGGCCGAATACCAGGTAAGCACCACGGCCACAGCGTTGCCCACGGCTCCGTTCATCCGCCGCAGCCTGTCGGGCTTCGCCATCGACCCGCGCGACAACACCGTGTACGGCGCTGTTTCGCCCAGCTACAACAGCAACGGCCGTTTCATCCGCTACCAGGCCACCGGCGCCCCCATCGATTCTTTCGAGGTGAAAGTGGGACCGAACGGCTTTGTGTTTTACTAA
- a CDS encoding TonB-dependent receptor plug domain-containing protein, producing MIENLILLRFTSLHPASLRRVALLCLLAGAAQAQTAPPDSARLSQRRHRLAEVQVRAVGPERFAVGSTRLELDSATLAQYRGSNLADVLQARTPLALKYYGPGQLATIALRGTSAQHTAVLWNGLNIMLPTLGQNDFSLLTVGAGTSVAIQPGPAAALYGSGAVGGAVLLNSAPDWRPGLRGSVQADAGSFGLAGGSVEARTATPSVAVRVAASYREAQNNYSYLQQEARGTVRYTLQNAALRHQWSLSPDVAWRVGQAGELTAAAWLTDADREIQSGVGIAGTQARERDQSRRLTLGYRHVGARQQWTVRGAWFEDIINYRDGGAPSNSRVRTTQAQAEHTTALGARGSLRLGAEAQHFAAQVDGYGTVAIGENRAAAFALLRYDPRPALRLSANLRQAVLPAGLAPLTPTLGLEWDLLGAPDSAAQVLTLKASAARSYRAPTLNERYWLPGGNPELRPESGVGYEGGLRHRRAWGRRWALESELTAFRQDVDDWVQWLPGAGTGIWSPRNLRRVRSQGLEASTALRLRQGRYTGRMQAAYHYTDTRKTQGAAADSDPVGVQLAYVPLHQASLSTDQHWRAWLLSTTLVFTSYRYINASGVDFLPGTALLGATLGRSIAGPAGTSVLLLLQATNLLNQRYFSYPGRPAPPRALGASLRLSWR from the coding sequence TTGATTGAGAATTTGATTCTGCTGCGTTTTACTTCCCTGCATCCGGCCTCGCTACGGCGAGTGGCCCTGCTGTGCCTGCTAGCCGGCGCCGCCCAGGCCCAGACCGCGCCGCCCGATTCGGCCCGCCTCAGCCAGCGGCGGCATCGGCTGGCCGAGGTGCAGGTGCGCGCCGTGGGCCCCGAGCGCTTCGCTGTGGGCAGCACCCGCCTGGAGCTCGATTCGGCCACGCTGGCGCAGTACCGCGGCAGCAACCTGGCCGACGTGCTGCAGGCCCGCACCCCGCTGGCTCTTAAATACTACGGCCCGGGGCAGCTGGCCACCATTGCCCTGCGCGGCACCTCGGCCCAGCACACGGCCGTGCTCTGGAACGGGCTGAACATCATGCTGCCCACGCTGGGCCAGAACGACTTCTCGCTGCTGACCGTGGGCGCCGGCACCAGCGTGGCCATTCAGCCCGGCCCGGCCGCCGCCCTCTATGGCAGCGGGGCCGTGGGCGGCGCCGTGCTGCTCAACTCGGCCCCCGACTGGCGGCCCGGCCTGCGCGGCAGCGTGCAGGCCGATGCCGGCAGCTTCGGCCTGGCCGGTGGCAGCGTGGAGGCCCGCACCGCCACCCCCAGTGTGGCCGTGCGCGTGGCCGCCAGCTACCGCGAGGCCCAGAACAACTACTCCTACCTGCAGCAGGAGGCCCGCGGCACCGTGCGCTACACCTTGCAAAACGCCGCCCTGCGCCACCAGTGGAGCCTGAGCCCCGACGTGGCCTGGCGCGTGGGCCAAGCCGGTGAGCTAACCGCCGCCGCCTGGCTGACCGACGCAGACCGCGAAATCCAGTCGGGTGTGGGCATTGCGGGCACCCAGGCCCGCGAGCGCGACCAAAGTCGCCGCCTCACGCTGGGCTACCGCCACGTGGGCGCGCGCCAGCAGTGGACCGTGCGCGGGGCTTGGTTTGAAGATATAATTAACTACCGCGACGGCGGCGCTCCCAGCAACTCCCGCGTGCGCACCACCCAGGCCCAGGCCGAGCACACCACTGCTCTGGGCGCGCGGGGCAGCCTGCGCCTGGGGGCCGAAGCGCAGCACTTCGCCGCCCAGGTAGACGGCTACGGCACCGTCGCAATCGGTGAAAACCGCGCGGCCGCTTTCGCCCTCTTGCGCTACGACCCGCGCCCCGCCCTGCGCCTTTCAGCCAACCTGCGCCAGGCAGTGCTGCCCGCTGGCTTGGCTCCGCTCACGCCCACCCTGGGGCTGGAATGGGACCTGCTGGGTGCGCCTGATTCGGCCGCTCAGGTGCTCACGCTGAAAGCCAGCGCCGCCCGCAGCTACCGCGCCCCCACCCTGAACGAACGATACTGGCTGCCCGGCGGCAACCCCGAGCTGCGCCCCGAGTCGGGCGTGGGCTACGAGGGCGGCCTGCGCCACCGCCGCGCCTGGGGCCGCCGCTGGGCGCTGGAGAGCGAGCTGACGGCTTTCCGGCAAGACGTGGACGACTGGGTGCAGTGGCTGCCCGGCGCCGGCACCGGCATCTGGAGCCCGCGCAACCTGCGCCGCGTGCGCAGCCAGGGCCTGGAAGCCAGCACCGCCCTGCGCCTGCGCCAAGGCCGCTACACCGGCCGGATGCAAGCAGCCTACCACTACACCGACACCCGCAAAACCCAGGGCGCCGCGGCCGACTCTGACCCCGTGGGCGTGCAGCTGGCTTACGTGCCGCTGCACCAGGCCAGCCTCAGCACTGACCAGCACTGGCGGGCCTGGCTGCTGAGCACGACGCTGGTTTTCACCAGTTACCGCTACATCAATGCGTCGGGCGTCGATTTTTTGCCGGGCACTGCGCTGCTGGGCGCCACGCTGGGGCGCAGCATTGCCGGCCCCGCCGGTACTAGCGTGCTGCTGCTGCTGCAAGCCACCAACCTGCTCAACCAAAGGTATTTCAGTTACCCCGGCCGGCCGGCGCCGCCGCGGGCCCTCGGTGCCAGCCTGCGCCTGAGCTGGCGCTAG